The Nitratidesulfovibrio sp. SRB-5 genome includes a window with the following:
- the hisC gene encoding histidinol-phosphate transaminase, giving the protein MCADKTASAGAPTGLPLASPSAVRPEVCGFKPYTPGLSIDEIRDRYGLAHVIKLASNENPLGTSPVVQHALRHKADLAFRYAQSGNPRLTAAIAAHHGVPAERVVAGNGSDEIIDLIVRVRAVPGVHNVVAFNPCFSIYELQTRLAGVEFRQAPLAADFSFDWDGLMALVDDATAVVFVTTPDNPSGFCPPVADLERLARALPSGCLLVVDEAYMDFCGDESAHSLLARIDEFPNLAVLRTFSKSFGLAGLRLGYGILPVQLADYLRRVRLPFSVNILAEEAGLAALADDVFRAETLRVTSEGRAALTAGLTALGCHVYPSKANFVMFRPAPTCKSAAHLFEELLRRGIIIRPLKSYGLPDLLRVSVGSPDENAAFLKAAGEIMAHV; this is encoded by the coding sequence ATGTGTGCCGACAAAACAGCCAGCGCAGGGGCCCCCACGGGGCTTCCGCTGGCCTCGCCCAGCGCCGTGCGTCCCGAGGTGTGCGGGTTCAAGCCGTACACCCCCGGCCTGTCCATCGACGAAATCCGCGACAGGTACGGCCTTGCCCACGTCATCAAGCTGGCCAGCAACGAAAATCCGCTGGGCACCTCGCCCGTGGTGCAGCATGCCCTGCGCCACAAGGCGGACCTGGCCTTCCGCTATGCCCAGTCGGGCAACCCGCGCCTGACGGCGGCCATCGCCGCGCATCACGGCGTGCCTGCGGAACGCGTGGTGGCGGGCAACGGCTCGGACGAGATCATCGACCTCATCGTGCGGGTGCGGGCCGTGCCCGGCGTGCACAACGTGGTGGCGTTCAACCCGTGCTTCAGCATCTATGAACTGCAAACCCGGCTTGCGGGGGTGGAGTTCCGGCAGGCGCCGCTGGCGGCGGACTTTTCCTTCGACTGGGACGGCCTGATGGCGCTGGTGGACGATGCCACCGCCGTGGTCTTCGTGACCACGCCGGACAACCCCTCCGGCTTCTGCCCACCCGTGGCCGACCTGGAGCGGCTGGCCCGCGCCCTGCCCTCCGGCTGCCTGCTGGTGGTGGACGAGGCGTACATGGACTTCTGCGGCGACGAGTCGGCCCACTCGCTACTGGCCCGCATTGACGAATTCCCCAATCTGGCCGTGCTGCGCACCTTTTCCAAAAGCTTCGGCCTGGCCGGGTTGCGCCTGGGCTACGGCATCCTGCCCGTGCAACTGGCCGACTACCTGCGCCGGGTGCGGCTGCCGTTCAGCGTGAACATCCTGGCCGAAGAGGCCGGGCTGGCCGCGCTGGCGGACGACGTGTTCCGCGCCGAAACCCTGCGGGTGACCAGCGAGGGGCGCGCGGCGCTGACGGCTGGGCTGACCGCGCTGGGCTGTCACGTGTACCCCAGCAAGGCCAACTTCGTGATGTTCCGCCCGGCTCCGACCTGCAAGAGCGCGGCGCACCTGTTCGAGGAACTGCTGCGGCGCGGCATCATCATCCGCCCGCTGAAAAGCTATGGCCTGCCCGACCTGTTGCGCGTCAGCGTGGGCAGCCCGGACGAGAACGCGGCGTTCCTGAAGGCTGCCGGGGAGATCATGGCCCATGTCTGA
- a CDS encoding universal stress protein translates to MKDFKKILCAVDFSEHSKDVADYAASLAKLTGGSVVVLYAAPSLSQYVGFHVPPNSIENFVGEIVSGAEKAMESFVAENFPGIKAEGRIVTGYAAEEILGIADKEGADVIIMGTHGRKGLDRILFGSVAEKVVKSARQPVLTIRPSA, encoded by the coding sequence ATGAAGGACTTCAAGAAGATTCTCTGCGCGGTGGACTTTTCCGAGCACAGCAAGGATGTCGCCGACTATGCAGCCTCTCTCGCCAAGCTGACCGGCGGGTCGGTGGTGGTGCTGTACGCCGCCCCCTCGCTCAGCCAGTACGTGGGCTTCCACGTGCCGCCGAACTCCATCGAGAACTTCGTGGGCGAAATCGTTTCCGGCGCTGAAAAGGCCATGGAATCGTTCGTGGCCGAAAACTTCCCGGGCATCAAGGCCGAGGGCCGCATCGTCACCGGCTATGCGGCGGAAGAAATCCTGGGCATCGCGGACAAGGAAGGCGCGGACGTGATCATCATGGGCACCCATGGCCGCAAGGGCCTGGACCGCATCCTGTTCGGCTCCGTGGCGGAAAAGGTGGTCAAGAGCGCCCGCCAGCCGGTGCTGACCATCCGTCCTTCGGCGTAG
- a CDS encoding PilZ domain-containing protein codes for MEAKQQDAASAAPAAKTGGERRRAARVAGRYKGRIEISGYGFSVMTWDVSLTGARCAVRGKFPEGTVCTLFVQNARGEEMGLPARVVRGTGNDVRLSFSAVSSEASVFLRALTGLT; via the coding sequence ATGGAAGCGAAACAGCAGGATGCCGCAAGCGCCGCACCCGCCGCCAAGACCGGGGGCGAGCGCAGGCGCGCCGCCCGCGTGGCCGGACGGTACAAGGGGCGCATAGAGATTTCCGGGTACGGCTTTTCGGTTATGACCTGGGACGTCAGCCTTACCGGCGCGCGATGCGCCGTGCGCGGCAAGTTTCCCGAGGGCACCGTGTGCACGCTGTTCGTGCAGAACGCCCGGGGCGAGGAAATGGGCCTGCCCGCCCGCGTGGTGCGCGGTACCGGCAACGACGTGCGGCTGAGCTTTTCGGCGGTGTCGTCCGAGGCCAGCGTCTTTTTGCGGGCGCTCACCGGCCTGACGTAA
- the thpR gene encoding RNA 2',3'-cyclic phosphodiesterase gives MSGNRRTGPGKAHHRASLVSDTPGAQTQGTVRCFVGLPLPPQWQDRLAALRDDLHAACATADTTGPVTRDPAPMRLTALAALLPRLHWTPPGNWHLTLRFLGGVPAPRCDEVAGALRTISFAPLQLAVGKAEVFPARGDPRVLWLGLAQGAPECAALATAVNAALVPLGFAPEDRPFAPHLTLARLREARREGGQRHAAPPGGESASPPARPSSHAATDARDALLAAINTRISRAASPWPVCTVREMVLWRSDPGGGRPVYTPLAVLPARG, from the coding sequence ATGAGTGGTAACAGGCGAACCGGGCCGGGAAAGGCCCACCACAGAGCCTCCCTCGTTTCGGACACGCCCGGCGCGCAAACGCAGGGCACGGTCCGCTGTTTCGTGGGGTTGCCGCTGCCCCCGCAATGGCAGGACCGGCTGGCCGCGCTGCGCGACGATCTGCATGCGGCCTGCGCCACCGCCGATACAACCGGCCCCGTCACGCGCGACCCGGCCCCGATGCGGCTGACGGCACTGGCCGCCCTGCTGCCCCGCCTGCACTGGACGCCCCCCGGCAACTGGCACCTGACCCTGCGCTTTCTGGGCGGCGTGCCCGCCCCCCGCTGCGACGAGGTGGCGGGCGCGCTGCGGACCATCAGTTTTGCGCCCCTGCAACTGGCCGTGGGCAAGGCCGAGGTGTTCCCGGCCAGGGGTGACCCGCGCGTACTGTGGCTGGGGTTGGCGCAAGGCGCGCCGGAATGCGCGGCCCTGGCCACGGCGGTCAACGCGGCGCTGGTGCCGTTGGGGTTTGCGCCGGAGGACCGCCCCTTTGCCCCGCACCTTACGCTGGCCCGGCTGCGCGAGGCCCGGCGCGAAGGCGGGCAGCGCCATGCCGCCCCGCCCGGCGGCGAATCGGCCTCCCCGCCTGCCCGGCCTTCTTCCCATGCGGCAACGGACGCGCGCGATGCCCTGCTGGCGGCCATCAACACCCGCATCAGCCGCGCCGCATCGCCGTGGCCCGTCTGCACCGTGCGCGAAATGGTGCTGTGGCGCAGCGATCCTGGCGGTGGCCGCCCGGTGTACACCCCACTGGCGGTGCTGCCCGCGCGGGGCTGA
- the uraA gene encoding uracil permease — MARKTIQVEEKVPFLQGIPLSFQHLFAMFGASVLVPTLFKIDPAIVLLMNGIGTLIYLVLCKGKAPAFLGSSFAFLSPVFVVLGADQAMWGANYSYALGGFIASGCIFITVALIIWKFGPEWIGVVLPPATMGPIVALIGLELAGVATGMAGVMPDANGVYNSTAIIISMATLLTVAFGSVLFRGFMAIIPVLTGIAVGYAVSMALGAVNFAGVAAAPVLATPTVYVPKFDINTILIIIPAALVVISEHIGHLVVTGNIVQRDLTRDPGLHRSLMGDGVSTVLSGFFGSVPTTTYGENIGVMAITRVYSVWVIGGAAVISILLAFVGKLSALIQSIPTPVMGGICILLFGVIAASGIRMLVESRVDYSKPANLTLTAIVFITGISGVPVQVGSVQLKGMALATVVGMILSLIFHVLDRSGVASSQTDL, encoded by the coding sequence ATGGCCAGAAAGACCATCCAGGTGGAGGAAAAGGTTCCGTTTCTTCAGGGTATTCCCCTGAGCTTCCAGCACCTTTTCGCAATGTTCGGGGCGTCCGTTCTGGTGCCCACCCTGTTCAAGATCGACCCGGCCATCGTGCTGCTGATGAACGGCATCGGCACCCTGATCTACCTGGTGCTCTGCAAGGGCAAGGCCCCGGCCTTCCTCGGCTCCAGCTTCGCCTTCCTGTCGCCGGTGTTCGTGGTGCTGGGCGCGGACCAGGCCATGTGGGGCGCCAACTACTCCTACGCGCTGGGCGGGTTCATCGCCTCCGGCTGCATCTTCATCACCGTGGCCCTGATCATCTGGAAGTTCGGCCCGGAATGGATCGGCGTGGTGCTGCCCCCCGCCACGATGGGGCCCATCGTGGCCCTGATCGGCCTTGAGCTGGCCGGGGTGGCCACCGGCATGGCGGGCGTCATGCCTGACGCCAACGGCGTGTACAATTCCACCGCCATCATCATCTCCATGGCCACCCTGCTCACCGTGGCCTTCGGTTCGGTGCTGTTCCGGGGCTTCATGGCCATCATCCCCGTGCTGACCGGCATTGCCGTGGGCTACGCGGTGTCCATGGCCCTTGGCGCCGTGAACTTCGCGGGCGTGGCCGCCGCCCCCGTGCTGGCAACCCCCACCGTGTACGTGCCCAAGTTCGACATCAACACCATCCTGATCATCATCCCCGCCGCGCTGGTGGTCATTTCCGAGCACATCGGCCATCTGGTGGTCACCGGCAACATCGTGCAGCGCGACCTGACCCGCGACCCCGGCCTGCACCGCTCGCTCATGGGCGACGGCGTGTCCACCGTGCTGTCCGGCTTCTTCGGTTCCGTGCCCACCACCACCTACGGCGAAAACATCGGCGTCATGGCCATCACCCGCGTGTACTCGGTGTGGGTCATCGGCGGCGCCGCCGTCATCTCCATCCTGCTGGCCTTCGTGGGCAAGCTGTCCGCGCTCATCCAGTCCATCCCCACCCCGGTCATGGGCGGCATCTGCATCCTGCTGTTCGGCGTCATCGCCGCCTCGGGCATCCGCATGCTGGTGGAGTCGCGCGTGGACTACTCCAAGCCCGCCAACCTCACCCTGACCGCCATCGTGTTCATCACCGGCATCAGCGGCGTGCCCGTGCAGGTGGGCTCGGTGCAGCTCAAGGGCATGGCCCTCGCCACCGTGGTGGGCATGATCCTGTCGCTGATCTTCCATGTGCTTGATCGCAGCGGTGTGGCGAGTTCGCAAACGGATTTGTAA
- a CDS encoding dephospho-CoA kinase has protein sequence MSNLPHPQAETRTHSFTVAPEHAGQRLDRFLGDAMAEQRERDGHGDAVSREKVKRAIRDGAATVQGRACTVPNTRVEPGQTVTLTLAVPAAKVTPEDGDLAVLYRDAAIAVLDKPAGLTVHPCPSCPEGTLVHRLVRHFPELAAQEGFRPGIVHRIDKDTSGLLLVALTEAVRLELSRAFAERQVHKEYLALVHGVPKAQGELEAPIGRHPLHKVKMAVVPENRGGKPARSAWRVLLADPDGRFALVAVRIFTGRTHQIRVHMAHLGHPLWQDAVYGPSEAVPPAAGELPDFPSRQMLHAWRLSFRHPETDRDMHFTCPPPPDFAALALRLSRRMQRVVVTGSPGCGKSALVRQLGEAGLPVWSADAAVARLYEPGCGGHHLLRGRYGDRFVPDPAGPVDKRALFAAMQADAALRREVEDMIHPLARHDMDAFFAQAEASGAPVAVAEVPLFLEAGWKAGTQPNILPNILLVGVHCPFAERARRLETHRGWPPDMIAAMEAWQWPEADKMRACHLVVDNSGTPEDLTRRARGLLAELARLRAARDARAADHLASLWQA, from the coding sequence ATGTCGAATTTACCCCACCCTCAGGCTGAAACGCGCACCCACTCCTTCACCGTCGCCCCCGAACACGCCGGGCAGCGGCTGGACCGCTTTCTGGGCGACGCCATGGCCGAACAGCGCGAAAGGGACGGCCACGGCGATGCCGTCTCGCGCGAGAAGGTCAAGCGGGCCATCCGCGACGGCGCGGCCACAGTGCAGGGCCGCGCGTGCACCGTGCCCAACACCCGCGTGGAGCCGGGCCAGACGGTAACCCTCACGCTGGCCGTGCCCGCCGCCAAGGTAACCCCCGAAGACGGCGATCTGGCCGTGCTGTACCGCGATGCGGCCATCGCCGTGCTGGACAAGCCCGCAGGGCTCACCGTGCACCCCTGCCCCAGCTGCCCGGAAGGCACGCTGGTGCACCGGCTGGTGCGCCACTTTCCCGAACTGGCCGCGCAGGAGGGCTTTCGCCCCGGCATCGTGCACCGCATCGACAAGGACACCAGCGGCCTTCTTCTGGTGGCCCTGACAGAGGCCGTGCGGCTGGAACTGTCACGCGCCTTTGCAGAGCGGCAGGTGCACAAGGAATATCTGGCTCTGGTGCACGGCGTGCCCAAGGCACAGGGCGAACTGGAGGCCCCCATTGGCCGCCACCCGCTGCACAAGGTGAAGATGGCCGTGGTGCCGGAAAACCGCGGCGGCAAGCCCGCCCGATCGGCATGGCGGGTGCTGCTGGCGGACCCGGACGGACGCTTTGCCCTGGTGGCGGTGCGCATCTTCACCGGACGTACGCATCAGATACGGGTGCACATGGCCCACCTGGGCCACCCCCTGTGGCAGGACGCGGTGTACGGCCCGTCGGAAGCCGTGCCGCCCGCAGCGGGCGAACTGCCGGACTTTCCCTCGCGCCAGATGCTGCACGCCTGGCGCCTGTCGTTCCGGCATCCGGAAACGGACAGGGACATGCACTTCACCTGCCCGCCCCCGCCGGACTTCGCCGCGCTGGCCCTGCGCCTGTCGCGGCGCATGCAGCGGGTGGTGGTGACCGGCTCGCCGGGTTGCGGCAAGTCGGCCCTTGTGCGCCAGTTGGGCGAGGCGGGCCTGCCGGTGTGGAGCGCCGACGCGGCCGTGGCCCGACTGTACGAGCCGGGCTGCGGCGGGCATCATCTGCTGCGGGGACGCTACGGCGACCGCTTCGTGCCCGACCCCGCCGGACCGGTGGACAAGCGCGCCCTGTTCGCGGCCATGCAGGCGGACGCCGCCCTGCGCCGCGAGGTGGAAGACATGATCCACCCCCTGGCCCGGCACGACATGGACGCATTCTTCGCGCAGGCCGAAGCCTCGGGTGCGCCCGTGGCCGTGGCCGAGGTGCCGCTGTTCCTGGAGGCGGGCTGGAAGGCGGGCACGCAGCCGAACATCCTGCCGAATATCCTCCTTGTCGGCGTGCACTGCCCCTTCGCCGAGCGTGCCCGCAGGCTGGAAACGCATCGCGGCTGGCCGCCGGACATGATCGCCGCCATGGAGGCCTGGCAATGGCCGGAGGCGGACAAGATGCGCGCCTGCCACCTTGTGGTGGACAATTCCGGCACGCCGGAAGACCTGACCCGCCGGGCACGCGGCCTGTTGGCCGAACTGGCCCGCCTGCGCGCAGCGCGCGATGCCCGCGCCGCCGACCACCTTGCCTCGCTGTGGCAGGCATGA
- the upp gene encoding uracil phosphoribosyltransferase: MAVTVVNHPLVKHKLGILRQHDVPVSEFRAISNEICRLLTYEATKDLETEKVTIQGWAGPVEVDQIRGKKITVVPILRAGLGMLDGLLDMIPGAKVSVVGMFRNEETLEPVKYYVKLAKNIEERMAIIIDPMLATGGTLNATIDLLKEAGCPQIKGLFLVAAPEGIKKVVDRHPDVDIYVAAVDERLNEHGYILPGLGDAGDKIFGTK, from the coding sequence GTGGCCGTTACCGTGGTGAATCATCCGTTGGTCAAGCACAAGCTGGGCATCCTGCGCCAGCACGACGTGCCGGTAAGCGAGTTCCGGGCCATTTCCAACGAAATATGCCGCCTGCTTACCTACGAGGCCACCAAGGACCTCGAAACGGAGAAGGTTACCATACAGGGGTGGGCCGGGCCTGTCGAGGTGGACCAGATCCGCGGCAAGAAGATCACCGTGGTGCCCATCCTGCGCGCGGGCCTTGGCATGCTGGACGGCCTGCTGGACATGATTCCCGGCGCCAAGGTGAGCGTTGTGGGCATGTTCCGCAACGAGGAAACCCTTGAGCCGGTCAAGTACTACGTGAAGCTGGCCAAGAACATCGAAGAGCGCATGGCCATCATCATCGACCCCATGCTGGCCACCGGCGGCACCCTGAACGCCACCATCGACCTGTTGAAGGAAGCGGGCTGCCCGCAGATCAAGGGCCTGTTCCTGGTGGCCGCGCCGGAAGGCATCAAGAAGGTCGTGGACCGTCACCCCGACGTGGACATCTACGTGGCGGCCGTGGACGAACGGCTCAACGAGCACGGTTACATCCTGCCCGGCCTTGGTGATGCGGGCGACAAGATATTCGGCACCAAATAG
- a CDS encoding CinA family protein, with protein MPATPHAPHNAPCPLHPADAARPKPSTPSGTSGSSGASGLSGISGMSGTPVPPPSDDAHARVRLLGQRLTALGATLSTAESCTGGLIAARCTEVPGSSAWFTGGVVAYANEVKRDVLGVAPDLLAAHGAVSGPVVRAMATGVRRLTGTRFAVAVSGVAGPDGGTPEKPVGTVWVAVADGENVQAERFLFSGDRAAVRSATVDAALDMLLAMLPVMTPTMPQDA; from the coding sequence ATGCCTGCCACGCCGCACGCCCCCCACAACGCCCCCTGCCCGCTGCATCCTGCCGATGCCGCCCGGCCCAAGCCGTCCACCCCATCGGGCACGTCCGGCTCATCGGGCGCATCCGGATTATCGGGCATATCGGGCATGTCGGGCACGCCAGTTCCCCCGCCTTCCGACGACGCGCACGCCCGCGTCCGGCTGCTGGGCCAGCGCCTGACGGCATTGGGGGCCACCCTGTCCACGGCGGAATCGTGTACCGGCGGGCTCATTGCGGCCCGCTGCACCGAAGTGCCCGGCAGTTCCGCGTGGTTCACCGGCGGCGTGGTGGCCTATGCCAACGAGGTGAAACGCGACGTGCTGGGCGTGGCCCCGGACCTGCTGGCCGCCCACGGCGCGGTGAGCGGGCCGGTGGTGCGGGCCATGGCCACCGGGGTGCGCCGCCTGACCGGTACCCGCTTTGCCGTGGCCGTATCCGGCGTGGCCGGACCCGATGGCGGCACACCGGAAAAGCCCGTGGGCACGGTGTGGGTGGCCGTGGCCGACGGCGAAAACGTGCAGGCCGAACGCTTTCTGTTTTCGGGCGACAGGGCCGCCGTGCGCAGCGCCACGGTGGATGCGGCCCTGGACATGCTGCTGGCCATGCTCCCAGTCATGACGCCAACCATGCCACAGGACGCTTAG
- the cmk gene encoding (d)CMP kinase gives MVTLDGPAGVGKTTLAKRLADALGVAYLDTGAMFRTLAWKLGPGAHELPEGDLRARLEGFCFALSGAGGASVLSCNGVPVGEEIRTEEVAALASRIATLPVVRERLKAAQQALGASCALVVEGRDMGTVVFPTARHKFFLDATPEERARRRCQQLEAQGQPADLATIAAQIRERDDMDRNRAVAPLRAADDAETVDTTTLDIDGVFAELTRHITARGGL, from the coding sequence GTGGTCACGCTGGACGGCCCGGCGGGCGTGGGCAAGACCACCCTGGCCAAACGGCTGGCCGACGCGCTGGGCGTGGCCTATCTGGATACCGGGGCCATGTTCCGCACCCTGGCCTGGAAGCTGGGTCCCGGCGCGCACGAACTGCCGGAAGGCGACCTGCGCGCCCGGCTGGAAGGCTTCTGCTTTGCGCTGTCCGGCGCGGGCGGGGCCTCCGTGCTGTCCTGCAACGGCGTGCCCGTGGGCGAGGAAATCCGCACCGAGGAAGTGGCCGCGCTGGCCTCGCGCATCGCCACCCTGCCGGTGGTGCGGGAACGGCTGAAGGCCGCGCAGCAGGCGCTGGGGGCCTCGTGCGCCCTGGTGGTGGAAGGCCGCGACATGGGCACCGTGGTGTTTCCCACGGCGCGCCACAAGTTCTTTCTGGACGCCACGCCAGAGGAACGCGCCCGCCGCCGCTGCCAGCAACTGGAAGCGCAGGGCCAGCCCGCCGACCTTGCCACCATCGCCGCCCAGATCCGCGAGCGCGACGACATGGACCGCAACCGCGCCGTGGCCCCGCTGCGTGCCGCCGACGACGCCGAGACGGTGGACACCACCACCCTGGACATCGACGGCGTGTTCGCGGAACTGACCCGGCACATCACCGCGCGCGGCGGGCTGTAG
- a CDS encoding NAD(P)/FAD-dependent oxidoreductase, whose translation MIGGNDTDRFARGAGRPRVVIVGGGFGGLWAARRLARSGRVDVVLVDRNNYHTFLPLLYQVAAAEIEPEQIAYPLRGVFRGQQRVSVALADVRGVDTARRVLHTDGPDIPYDHLILAPGSLTSFFGVPGAAENAYTLKSLEDAVRLRNHILACFERASLTEDPARRAALLTFTVVGGGPTGVEFAGALAELVRTPLARDFPELAGKTPPRIVLLEAADGLLTGFPEQLRTYARDRLALMGVEVRTRAGVAEVGPTDVRLGDGLRIATCTVAWTAGVRGHDVAAAMGLPVGRGGRVPVLPTLQVDGHPEIQVVGDLALPDGQNPPMIAPNATQQGRHAAANVLRLLKGGTAKPFRYRDKGAMATIGRQAAVVRLGRFAFSGLWAWVLWLFVHLAYLIGFRNRLFVLVNWAWDYLFFERSVRLILPRVAMDDAVCEAPPEAEPDAAKTGDSAGA comes from the coding sequence ATGATCGGCGGCAACGATACGGACAGGTTTGCGCGCGGCGCCGGCAGGCCCCGCGTGGTCATCGTGGGGGGCGGCTTCGGCGGGCTGTGGGCGGCGCGGCGTCTGGCGCGTTCGGGCCGGGTGGACGTGGTGCTGGTGGACCGCAACAACTACCATACCTTCCTGCCGTTGCTGTATCAGGTGGCGGCGGCGGAGATAGAGCCGGAGCAGATCGCCTATCCCCTGCGCGGGGTGTTCCGGGGGCAGCAGAGGGTCAGCGTGGCGCTGGCGGACGTGCGCGGGGTGGATACGGCCCGGCGGGTGCTGCACACCGACGGGCCGGATATTCCCTACGACCATCTCATCCTGGCGCCGGGCAGCCTTACCTCGTTCTTCGGGGTGCCGGGCGCGGCGGAAAATGCCTATACCCTGAAATCGCTGGAAGATGCGGTGCGCCTGCGCAACCACATCCTGGCCTGCTTCGAGCGGGCCAGCCTGACCGAAGATCCGGCCCGGCGCGCCGCGCTGCTGACCTTCACCGTGGTGGGCGGCGGCCCCACCGGGGTGGAATTTGCCGGGGCGCTGGCGGAACTGGTGCGCACCCCGCTGGCGCGCGACTTTCCGGAACTGGCGGGTAAGACGCCCCCGCGCATCGTGCTGCTGGAAGCGGCGGACGGCCTGCTGACCGGCTTTCCCGAGCAGTTGCGCACCTATGCCCGCGACAGGCTGGCCCTGATGGGCGTGGAGGTGCGCACCCGGGCCGGGGTGGCCGAGGTGGGCCCCACCGACGTGCGCCTGGGCGACGGCCTGCGCATCGCCACCTGCACCGTGGCCTGGACCGCCGGGGTGCGCGGGCACGACGTGGCCGCCGCCATGGGCCTGCCCGTGGGGCGGGGTGGGCGTGTACCCGTGCTGCCCACCCTGCAGGTGGACGGTCACCCGGAAATCCAGGTGGTGGGCGACCTTGCGCTGCCGGATGGGCAGAACCCGCCCATGATCGCCCCCAACGCCACCCAGCAGGGCCGCCACGCGGCGGCCAACGTGCTGCGCCTGCTCAAGGGCGGCACGGCCAAACCCTTCCGCTACCGCGACAAGGGGGCCATGGCCACCATCGGGCGGCAGGCGGCGGTGGTGCGGCTGGGGCGGTTTGCCTTTTCCGGGCTGTGGGCGTGGGTGCTGTGGCTGTTCGTGCACCTTGCCTATCTGATCGGCTTCCGCAACAGGCTGTTCGTGCTGGTGAACTGGGCGTGGGACTATCTGTTTTTCGAGCGTTCGGTGCGGCTCATCCTGCCGCGCGTGGCCATGGACGACGCGGTGTGCGAGGCGCCGCCCGAGGCGGAGCCCGATGCCGCGAAAACCGGAGATTCCGCCGGGGCGTAG